In a single window of the Thermus amyloliquefaciens genome:
- the narH gene encoding nitrate reductase subunit beta, translated as MKVRAHMSMLFHLDKCIGCHTCSIACKNLWTDRKGAEYMWWNNVETRPGAGYPTGWEDQERFRGGWTYKDGHLDLRLHSRAQGLARLFFNPALPSLDDYYEPYTFRYSDLFTSPEGEDQPTAIPISMITGEPMTPTAGPNWDDDLGGSPLYAENDPNLAALDPEVRAQLSEIEGVVFQYLPRICNHCLNPACVAACPSGAIYKRAEDGVVLVNENKCKAWRMCVAACPYKKVYYNWATGKSEKCILCFPRLETGQAPACAHSCVGRIRYMGVLLYDADRIPEAAMVPDDRLVESQLGIILDPFDPEVIAAAKAEGLDDGWIRAAQNSPIYKFVKLWGLAFPLHPEYRTLAMMFYVPPLSPVVSTLEKALRASQGNGGLVRLDLPETDLDFEVYENLEKTRMPVKYLANLFTAGNESLIVPALKKMLAVRILKRQESLEGRPTEKALKVLADARLTLEEAEAIYRLTTLPTLEERFVLPPYHREMAAEVWKDPLAHKGEAGFGYIQPPLRGE; from the coding sequence GTGAAGGTTAGAGCCCACATGTCCATGCTCTTCCACCTGGACAAGTGCATCGGCTGCCACACCTGCTCCATCGCCTGCAAGAACCTCTGGACCGACCGCAAGGGCGCGGAGTACATGTGGTGGAACAACGTGGAGACCCGGCCTGGGGCCGGCTACCCCACGGGCTGGGAGGACCAGGAGCGCTTCCGGGGGGGCTGGACCTATAAGGATGGCCATCTGGACCTGCGTCTTCACTCGCGCGCCCAGGGGCTTGCCCGCCTCTTCTTCAACCCCGCCCTGCCCTCCCTGGACGATTACTACGAGCCCTACACCTTCCGCTACAGCGACCTCTTCACCAGCCCAGAAGGGGAGGATCAGCCCACCGCCATTCCCATCTCCATGATCACGGGGGAACCCATGACCCCAACGGCTGGGCCCAACTGGGACGACGACCTGGGGGGAAGCCCCCTTTACGCCGAGAACGACCCCAACCTGGCGGCTTTGGACCCCGAGGTGCGGGCCCAGCTTTCCGAGATCGAGGGGGTGGTCTTCCAGTACCTGCCCCGCATCTGCAACCACTGCCTGAACCCCGCCTGCGTGGCCGCCTGCCCCTCGGGGGCCATCTACAAGCGGGCGGAGGACGGGGTGGTCCTGGTCAACGAGAACAAGTGCAAGGCGTGGCGGATGTGCGTGGCCGCCTGCCCCTACAAGAAGGTCTACTACAACTGGGCCACGGGGAAGAGCGAGAAGTGCATCCTCTGCTTCCCCCGGCTGGAAACCGGCCAGGCCCCGGCCTGCGCCCACTCCTGCGTGGGGCGGATCCGCTACATGGGGGTTCTTCTTTACGATGCCGACCGTATCCCCGAGGCCGCCATGGTGCCCGACGACCGGCTGGTAGAGTCCCAGCTCGGGATCATCCTGGATCCCTTTGACCCCGAGGTCATCGCCGCCGCCAAAGCCGAGGGCCTTGACGACGGCTGGATCCGGGCGGCCCAGAACTCCCCCATCTACAAGTTCGTGAAGCTCTGGGGGCTGGCCTTCCCCTTGCACCCCGAGTACCGCACCTTGGCCATGATGTTCTACGTCCCGCCCCTTTCCCCCGTGGTTTCCACCTTGGAGAAGGCGCTTAGGGCTAGCCAGGGGAACGGTGGGCTGGTGCGGCTAGACCTCCCGGAGACCGACTTGGACTTTGAGGTGTACGAGAACCTGGAAAAGACCAGGATGCCGGTGAAGTACCTGGCCAACCTCTTCACCGCCGGCAACGAGAGCCTCATCGTCCCCGCCCTGAAGAAGATGCTGGCGGTGCGCATCCTGAAGCGGCAGGAAAGCCTCGAGGGAAGGCCCACGGAGAAGGCCCTGAAGGTGCTGGCGGACGCGAGGCTCACCCTGGAGGAGGCCGAGGCCATCTACCGCCTCACCACCCTGCCCACCTTGGAGGAGCGCTTCGTCCTGCCTCCCTACCACCGGGAGATGGCCGCCGAGGTCTGGAAGGATCCCCTGGCCCACAAGGGCGAGGCGGGCTTCGGTTACATCCAGCCCCCCTTGAGGGGGGAGTAG
- a CDS encoding nitrate reductase subunit alpha: MKDWIKEIESPTERKWEEFYRNRFQHDKRVRTTHGVNCTGSCSWEVFVKDGVVTWELQATDYPSLEAGLPPYEPRGCQRGISFSWYLYSPIRVKYPYAKGVLLDLWREARKQHPDPVAAWEAIQSDPHKRKRYQKARGKGGFRRASWDEVLELIAAAVVSTVKRYGPDRVIGFSPIPAMSQISYAAGSRFLSLLGGVPMSFYDWYCDLPNASPEIWGEQTDVHESADWYNARFIAVMGSNLNMTRTPDTHFISEVRHAGAKLTVFSPDFSQVAKYADWWMPINPGQDGAFWMAVNHVLLKEYYAEREVPYFQDYLKRYTDAPFLVEIRDGRPGRYLRANRLAEYAEEENGDFKLLIWDEEKGPKMPGGTLGFRWQKEKGKWNLKLEDPRTGEPLNPRLTFLGMEDEVALVEFDDFASDRKLKRGVPLKYVTTKDGEKVAVATVFDLLMAQFGVGRGLPGEYPKDYGDDLPYTPAWQEKWTGIHRDTLLKYARSWAENGLKTKGKNLIIIGAGINHWYHNNLLYRAGIVALMLTGSVGVNGGGLAHYVGQEKLANQASWGPIAFAADWGYPPRQQNTPSFHYVHSDQWRYERGFSAYDKTAQGLSDHTIDHQVRAVRKGWLPFFPQFNKSPLEVVKEAEARGAKTEAEIVQYVVEALKRGELRFAVEDPDAPENWPRVWFIWRGNAIGTSAKGHEFFMRHYLGTHSTAIAEERAEGHVQEVVYRKPAPEGKLDLVVDLNFRMDTSALYSDIVLPAATWYEKDDLNTTDLHTFINPLQAAVPPAWESKPDWEIFKAIAKKVSELAKVHLPKPVKDIVMIPLQHDTPDELAQLEDRDWKRGEVEPIPGKTMPKFRVVERDYTQIYEKMVTLGPAVEKVGVGMHGLTIPVEDFYRELAERQPRLFQGEKRPSLEEARQVAEAILLLDPVSNGELAYRAFLDEEKKTGVKLTDLAEGNRHVRISFKDIVAQPRRQLTTPTWSAIINQGRAYSPYTLNVERLIPWRTLTGRQHFYLDHPNYLAFGEHLPTYKPRPEVHMLQETERSSQEASGKLMNYITPHGKWSIHSTYSENHRMMTLSRGGYPVWLNDKDAAELGIQDNDWVELFNDNGVFVQRAIVSARIPRGTVFVYHATERTVGIPKSPLRGKRAGMNNSITRARLKPVLMSGGYAQFTYAFNYWGPVGVNRDTWVFVRKLERPPEW, translated from the coding sequence ATGAAAGACTGGATCAAGGAAATAGAGAGCCCGACGGAGAGGAAGTGGGAGGAGTTTTACCGCAACCGTTTCCAGCACGACAAGCGGGTACGCACCACCCACGGGGTGAACTGCACGGGTTCTTGCTCCTGGGAGGTTTTCGTCAAGGACGGCGTGGTCACCTGGGAGCTTCAGGCCACGGACTACCCGAGCCTCGAGGCGGGCCTTCCCCCCTACGAGCCCAGGGGGTGCCAGCGGGGCATCAGCTTCAGCTGGTACCTGTATAGCCCCATCCGGGTGAAGTACCCCTACGCCAAGGGGGTCCTCTTGGACCTCTGGCGGGAGGCCAGGAAGCAGCACCCCGACCCCGTGGCCGCCTGGGAGGCCATTCAAAGCGACCCCCACAAGCGCAAGCGCTACCAGAAGGCCCGCGGTAAGGGCGGGTTCAGGCGGGCCAGCTGGGACGAGGTCCTGGAGCTCATCGCCGCCGCGGTGGTCTCCACGGTGAAGCGCTATGGGCCCGACCGGGTGATCGGGTTCTCCCCCATCCCTGCCATGAGCCAGATCTCCTACGCCGCGGGTTCTCGCTTCCTTTCCCTCCTGGGCGGCGTGCCCATGAGCTTTTACGACTGGTACTGCGACCTGCCCAACGCCTCGCCGGAGATCTGGGGGGAGCAGACGGACGTCCACGAGTCCGCCGACTGGTACAACGCCCGCTTCATCGCCGTCATGGGCTCCAACCTCAACATGACCCGCACCCCCGACACCCACTTCATCTCCGAGGTGCGCCATGCGGGGGCCAAGCTCACCGTCTTCAGCCCGGACTTCTCCCAGGTGGCCAAGTACGCCGACTGGTGGATGCCCATCAACCCTGGCCAAGACGGGGCCTTCTGGATGGCGGTGAACCACGTCCTCCTCAAGGAGTACTACGCGGAAAGGGAGGTACCCTACTTCCAGGACTACCTGAAGCGGTACACCGACGCCCCCTTCCTGGTGGAGATCCGGGACGGGCGCCCAGGCCGCTACCTGCGGGCGAACCGCCTTGCGGAATACGCCGAGGAGGAGAACGGGGATTTCAAACTTCTCATTTGGGACGAGGAGAAGGGCCCCAAGATGCCCGGGGGAACCCTTGGCTTCCGCTGGCAGAAGGAAAAGGGCAAGTGGAACCTGAAGCTGGAGGACCCCAGGACCGGCGAGCCCTTAAACCCCCGCCTCACCTTCCTCGGGATGGAGGACGAGGTGGCCTTGGTGGAGTTTGACGACTTCGCTTCGGATCGGAAGCTGAAGCGGGGCGTGCCCCTGAAGTACGTCACCACCAAGGACGGGGAAAAGGTGGCGGTGGCCACGGTTTTCGACCTCCTCATGGCCCAGTTCGGGGTGGGGCGGGGCCTTCCGGGGGAGTATCCCAAGGACTACGGGGATGACCTTCCCTACACCCCCGCTTGGCAGGAGAAGTGGACGGGGATCCACCGGGACACCCTGCTTAAGTACGCCCGCTCCTGGGCGGAAAACGGCCTCAAGACCAAGGGGAAGAACCTCATCATCATCGGGGCGGGCATCAACCACTGGTACCACAACAACCTTCTTTACCGGGCGGGGATTGTGGCCCTCATGCTCACGGGAAGCGTGGGGGTGAATGGGGGAGGGCTGGCCCACTACGTGGGCCAGGAGAAGCTGGCCAACCAGGCCTCCTGGGGCCCCATCGCCTTCGCCGCCGACTGGGGCTATCCCCCCAGGCAGCAGAACACCCCGAGCTTCCACTACGTCCACTCCGACCAGTGGCGCTACGAGCGGGGCTTTTCCGCTTACGACAAGACGGCCCAGGGGCTTTCCGACCACACCATTGACCACCAGGTGCGGGCGGTGCGCAAGGGTTGGCTCCCCTTCTTCCCCCAGTTCAACAAGAGTCCTCTGGAGGTGGTCAAGGAGGCGGAGGCCAGGGGAGCCAAGACCGAGGCGGAGATCGTCCAGTACGTGGTGGAAGCCCTTAAGCGGGGGGAGCTGCGGTTCGCCGTGGAGGACCCCGACGCTCCTGAGAACTGGCCCAGGGTCTGGTTCATCTGGCGGGGGAACGCCATCGGCACCAGCGCCAAGGGGCATGAGTTCTTCATGCGCCACTACCTGGGCACCCACAGCACCGCCATCGCGGAGGAGCGGGCGGAGGGGCACGTCCAGGAGGTGGTCTACCGCAAGCCGGCCCCCGAGGGGAAGCTGGACCTGGTGGTGGACCTCAACTTCCGCATGGACACCAGCGCCCTCTACTCCGACATCGTCCTCCCCGCCGCCACCTGGTACGAGAAGGACGACCTGAACACCACCGACCTGCACACCTTCATCAACCCCCTGCAGGCGGCGGTGCCCCCCGCTTGGGAGTCCAAGCCGGACTGGGAGATCTTTAAGGCTATCGCCAAGAAGGTGTCGGAGCTGGCCAAGGTCCACCTGCCCAAGCCCGTAAAGGACATCGTCATGATCCCCCTGCAGCACGACACCCCGGACGAGCTGGCCCAGCTGGAGGACCGGGACTGGAAGCGGGGGGAGGTGGAGCCCATCCCCGGCAAGACCATGCCCAAGTTCCGGGTGGTGGAGCGGGACTACACCCAGATCTACGAGAAGATGGTCACCCTGGGGCCGGCGGTGGAGAAGGTGGGGGTGGGGATGCACGGGCTTACCATCCCCGTGGAGGACTTCTACCGGGAGCTTGCCGAGCGCCAGCCCCGCCTCTTCCAGGGGGAGAAGCGGCCGAGCCTCGAGGAGGCCCGCCAGGTGGCCGAGGCCATCCTCCTCCTGGACCCGGTTTCCAACGGGGAACTGGCCTACCGGGCCTTCCTGGACGAGGAGAAGAAGACAGGGGTGAAACTCACGGACCTCGCCGAGGGCAACCGCCACGTGCGCATCTCCTTTAAGGACATCGTGGCTCAGCCCCGCCGCCAGCTTACCACCCCCACCTGGAGCGCCATCATCAACCAGGGCCGGGCCTATAGCCCCTACACCTTGAACGTGGAGCGCCTCATCCCCTGGCGGACGCTTACGGGCAGGCAGCACTTCTACCTGGACCACCCCAACTACCTGGCCTTTGGCGAACACCTCCCCACCTACAAGCCAAGGCCCGAGGTCCACATGCTCCAGGAGACGGAGAGGAGCTCCCAAGAGGCCAGCGGCAAGCTCATGAACTACATCACCCCCCACGGGAAGTGGTCCATCCACTCCACCTACTCGGAAAACCACCGCATGATGACTCTTTCCCGGGGTGGGTACCCCGTCTGGCTCAACGACAAGGATGCGGCGGAGCTGGGCATCCAGGACAACGACTGGGTGGAGCTTTTCAACGACAACGGGGTCTTCGTGCAGCGGGCCATCGTCTCCGCCCGCATTCCCCGGGGGACGGTCTTCGTCTACCACGCCACCGAGCGCACCGTGGGCATTCCCAAAAGCCCCCTGAGGGGCAAGCGGGCCGGCATGAACAACTCCATCACCCGGGCCCGCCTCAAGCCCGTTTTGATGTCCGGCGGCTACGCCCAGTTCACCTACGCCTTCAACTACTGGGGGCCGGTGGGGGTGAACCGGGACACCTGGGTCTTCGTGCGCAAGCTGGAAAGGCCCCCGGAGTGGTGA
- a CDS encoding c-type cytochrome gives MKGKRFFPLALLLALSLAPAQEGKALYGQYCAACHGAEGQGIPGAIPPLAGNPRVQEEAYVVKVVREGLSGPLEVGGVAYNGVMPPMPQVPEAEARAIAQYLKGLSSAQAEAQAPAPQVQGDPALGRALYLGQRALQNGGAPCQACHTVAGVGFLGGGSMGKDLTDAAKRLGGEAGLTALLQNPAFPVMREAYKGKPLTEAEAAALAAFLTQVSQEVPRPPSLYLGRFLVAGLVLWGLLLLYQAILWQLRPKSLAERIQSQLRR, from the coding sequence ATGAAGGGCAAACGCTTCTTTCCCCTGGCCTTGCTCCTGGCCCTTTCCCTAGCGCCGGCCCAGGAGGGGAAGGCCCTTTACGGCCAGTACTGCGCCGCCTGTCACGGTGCGGAGGGCCAGGGCATCCCCGGGGCCATACCCCCTTTGGCGGGGAACCCCAGGGTGCAGGAGGAGGCCTATGTGGTGAAGGTGGTGCGGGAGGGGCTTTCGGGCCCCTTGGAGGTGGGCGGGGTGGCCTACAACGGGGTCATGCCCCCCATGCCCCAGGTGCCCGAGGCCGAGGCCCGGGCCATCGCCCAATACCTAAAGGGTTTGTCCAGCGCCCAGGCCGAGGCCCAGGCACCCGCTCCCCAGGTGCAGGGGGACCCCGCCCTGGGCCGGGCCCTTTACCTGGGCCAGAGGGCCTTGCAAAACGGTGGGGCGCCCTGCCAGGCCTGCCACACGGTGGCGGGGGTGGGCTTCTTGGGCGGGGGGTCCATGGGGAAGGACCTCACGGATGCCGCGAAGCGCCTGGGGGGCGAGGCGGGGCTTACCGCCCTCTTGCAAAACCCCGCTTTCCCCGTGATGCGGGAGGCCTACAAGGGCAAGCCCCTCACCGAGGCGGAGGCGGCGGCCCTGGCCGCCTTCCTGACCCAGGTTTCCCAGGAGGTGCCAAGGCCCCCTTCCCTGTACTTGGGACGGTTTTTGGTGGCGGGGTTGGTCCTTTGGGGGCTGCTCTTGCTTTACCAGGCCATCCTCTGGCAGCTGAGGCCCAAGAGCCTGGCGGAGCGCATCCAAAGCCAGCTTAGGAGGTAG
- a CDS encoding GAF domain-containing protein yields the protein MKPLARLRLDPKGKASVLEADPSLGLEGNGLPCALLVQGQDPFGRPLCSRCPVQRELRRGAYRASTPLLFKGRRLRCQGYREKDGFLVELYPERAEPPNLLLELSRLTQHLLQSPEKLPEALEDFLRTLRQALDMEAAELFLADPEEHHLILTAYEGLHREAFLEKPWFQLGEGYPGIVALKREPLFTHALGKDPRYLRQKVKQLGYQTYICYPLELPQGLIGVLNLASRDPRLDHQEPLETLSRIAPLFASTLYTLLTRLGEVGLQALHQHLYRGEVSEARLAFLKGIQRLSQATGVRLVARGGERWETGFVPPCGMQDCPCWKGKVVGHKNGLPDCPEAQGRPRICLPLWARGEVVAVATLFHARPPRPTTRPAAPTLWLSRLAVPFLFPPSSQERADAPELEIYALGQFRVRHRGKELTSKTFGRRGAFQFFKYLLANKDRALYIDELCETLWPDLPPERARQELYTQVYHLRKTLPGIVEREGDYYRLKLPEDRFLDFERFEELMRKADLEEGLSAFKTLRQALELYKGPLFGDDPYGEWAEAERSYLQERALSGLLRLGELAEALGYLEVAKEAYARALKLEPYLEEAQRRLALLKG from the coding sequence ATGAAGCCCCTGGCCCGGCTACGGCTGGATCCTAAGGGAAAGGCCTCGGTCCTCGAGGCCGACCCCTCCTTGGGCCTGGAAGGGAATGGCCTCCCCTGCGCCCTTCTGGTGCAAGGGCAGGACCCCTTCGGCCGCCCCCTTTGCTCCCGCTGCCCGGTGCAGCGGGAACTGAGGCGAGGGGCTTACCGGGCCAGCACCCCCCTCCTCTTCAAGGGCAGGCGCCTCCGCTGCCAGGGGTATCGGGAAAAGGACGGTTTTCTGGTGGAGCTCTACCCCGAGCGGGCCGAACCCCCCAACCTTCTCCTGGAGCTCTCCCGCCTCACCCAGCACCTCCTGCAAAGCCCGGAAAAGCTCCCCGAGGCCCTGGAGGACTTCCTCCGTACCCTCCGCCAAGCCCTGGACATGGAGGCCGCCGAGCTCTTCCTGGCGGACCCGGAGGAGCACCACCTGATCCTCACCGCCTATGAGGGCCTCCACCGGGAGGCCTTCTTGGAAAAGCCCTGGTTTCAGCTGGGGGAGGGTTATCCCGGCATCGTGGCCCTGAAACGGGAACCCCTCTTCACCCACGCCCTGGGGAAAGACCCCCGGTATCTGCGGCAAAAGGTCAAGCAGCTGGGCTACCAGACCTACATCTGCTACCCCTTGGAGCTTCCCCAAGGGCTCATCGGGGTTCTGAACCTGGCCTCCCGGGACCCACGCCTGGACCACCAGGAGCCCCTAGAGACCCTCTCCCGCATCGCCCCCCTCTTCGCCAGCACCCTGTATACCCTGCTCACCCGGTTGGGAGAGGTGGGCTTACAGGCCCTCCACCAACATCTCTACCGGGGCGAGGTTTCCGAGGCGCGGCTTGCCTTCCTAAAGGGGATCCAGCGCCTGAGCCAAGCCACCGGTGTCCGCCTGGTGGCCCGGGGTGGGGAAAGGTGGGAAACGGGCTTCGTCCCCCCCTGCGGGATGCAGGACTGCCCCTGCTGGAAAGGGAAGGTGGTGGGCCACAAAAACGGCCTTCCCGACTGCCCCGAAGCCCAGGGGCGCCCCAGGATCTGCCTACCCCTCTGGGCCCGGGGGGAGGTGGTGGCCGTGGCCACCTTGTTCCACGCCCGTCCCCCCAGGCCCACCACCCGCCCAGCAGCCCCCACCCTGTGGCTCTCCCGGCTGGCGGTTCCTTTCCTCTTCCCGCCCTCAAGCCAAGAAAGGGCCGATGCTCCCGAGCTAGAGATCTATGCCTTAGGGCAGTTCCGCGTGCGGCATCGGGGGAAGGAGCTTACCTCCAAAACCTTTGGCCGGCGCGGGGCCTTCCAGTTTTTCAAGTACCTCTTGGCCAACAAGGACCGGGCCCTTTACATAGACGAACTTTGCGAAACCCTCTGGCCTGACCTCCCGCCGGAGAGGGCACGGCAGGAGCTGTACACCCAGGTCTACCACCTCCGCAAAACCCTTCCCGGGATCGTGGAGCGGGAGGGAGACTACTATCGGCTGAAGCTCCCTGAAGACCGCTTCCTGGACTTTGAGCGCTTTGAGGAGCTCATGCGCAAGGCCGATCTTGAGGAGGGGCTTTCGGCCTTCAAAACCCTCAGGCAGGCCCTGGAACTTTACAAGGGGCCTCTTTTTGGGGATGACCCCTACGGGGAGTGGGCCGAGGCGGAAAGGAGCTACCTGCAGGAACGGGCCCTCTCCGGCCTCCTGCGCCTGGGGGAGTTGGCCGAGGCCTTGGGCTATTTGGAGGTCGCCAAGGAAGCCTACGCCCGGGCCCTAAAGCTGGAGCCCTACCTGGAGGAAGCGCAAAGGCGCTTGGCCCTTTTGAAGGGGTAA
- a CDS encoding Crp/Fnr family transcriptional regulator — protein MELKQVPLFRDLALEDLEALEREARARRLKRGEVLFLEGEPVHSLFVVEKGLIKVYKLDPQGRKQVVLHLEGPGRILAEVALFLDRPTYPASAEALEESQVLAIPKERFFQLAEARPPLARALIRYLARRQGQLLHLLDRLVFHEVRERLCDFLLQKLAEEGQGFYLPTNPELAALLGTVPEAVSRNLGQLYRQGLIRLQGRRVEVPDPQALANWIR, from the coding sequence ATGGAGCTGAAGCAGGTTCCCCTGTTCCGAGACCTGGCCCTCGAGGACCTGGAGGCCCTGGAGCGGGAAGCCCGGGCCCGGCGGCTGAAGCGGGGCGAGGTGCTCTTTTTGGAGGGAGAACCCGTGCACTCCCTTTTCGTGGTGGAAAAAGGCCTCATCAAGGTGTACAAGCTGGACCCCCAAGGGCGCAAGCAGGTGGTGCTCCACCTGGAGGGCCCAGGGCGGATCCTGGCGGAGGTGGCCCTCTTCCTAGACCGCCCCACCTACCCCGCCAGCGCCGAGGCCCTGGAGGAAAGCCAGGTCCTGGCCATCCCCAAGGAGCGCTTCTTCCAGCTGGCGGAGGCCCGTCCCCCCTTGGCCCGGGCCCTGATCCGTTACCTGGCCCGGCGCCAGGGGCAGCTTCTCCACCTTCTGGACCGTCTGGTCTTCCACGAGGTGCGGGAAAGGCTATGCGACTTCCTTCTGCAGAAGCTGGCGGAGGAGGGCCAAGGGTTTTACCTACCCACCAACCCGGAGCTCGCCGCCCTTTTGGGCACCGTGCCCGAGGCGGTTTCCCGGAACCTGGGCCAGCTCTATCGCCAAGGCCTTATCCGGCTCCAGGGAAGGCGGGTAGAGGTGCCTGACCCTCAGGCCTTAGCGAATTGGATACGGTAA
- a CDS encoding indolepyruvate ferredoxin oxidoreductase subunit alpha — MPHVICEPCIGVKDRSCQEVCPVECIYDAGEQLYIHPDECIDCGACVPACPVNAIFPEEDVPEEWKSYIEKNRQWAQTLPNVHVLE; from the coding sequence ATGCCCCACGTGATCTGCGAGCCCTGCATCGGCGTGAAGGACCGGTCTTGCCAGGAGGTCTGCCCCGTGGAGTGCATCTACGACGCCGGGGAGCAGCTTTACATCCACCCGGACGAGTGCATTGACTGCGGGGCCTGCGTGCCCGCCTGCCCGGTGAACGCCATCTTCCCCGAGGAGGATGTACCCGAGGAGTGGAAATCCTACATTGAGAAGAACCGCCAATGGGCCCAGACGCTACCCAACGTACACGTGCTGGAGTGA
- a CDS encoding protoglobin domain-containing protein yields the protein MPQIPGYTYGDPALPPSPVSLEELERLKACLLWTEEDDKALEQAGKVLEDQVEEVLDLWYGFVGSHPHLLHYFTDPQGNPIPDYLERVRRRFGQWILDTCFRPKDETWLRYQHEIGLRHHRTKKNQTDGVTSVPHIPLRYLISFIYPITATIKPFLTKKGHNPEEVERMYQAWFKAVVLQVALWSYPYTQPGDF from the coding sequence ATGCCGCAGATACCGGGCTACACCTACGGGGATCCTGCCCTTCCGCCCTCACCGGTTTCCTTGGAGGAACTGGAACGCCTAAAGGCGTGCCTCCTCTGGACCGAGGAGGATGACAAGGCCCTGGAACAAGCAGGTAAAGTGCTGGAAGACCAGGTGGAAGAGGTGCTGGACCTTTGGTACGGCTTTGTGGGAAGCCATCCCCACCTCCTCCACTACTTCACAGACCCTCAAGGCAACCCCATTCCGGACTACCTGGAAAGGGTGCGGCGGCGCTTCGGCCAATGGATCCTGGACACCTGCTTCCGCCCCAAGGACGAGACCTGGCTCCGTTACCAGCACGAGATAGGCCTGCGCCACCACCGAACCAAGAAGAATCAGACGGATGGGGTGACCTCCGTGCCGCACATCCCCTTGCGCTACCTTATTTCCTTCATCTATCCCATCACTGCTACCATAAAGCCCTTCCTAACCAAGAAGGGCCATAACCCAGAAGAGGTGGAAAGGATGTACCAAGCCTGGTTCAAAGCCGTGGTGCTCCAGGTGGCCCTTTGGTCCTACCCATACACCCAACCGGGGGATTTTTAG
- a CDS encoding cytochrome P460 family protein produces the protein MKKVAAALSVLVSALWVAAQYGGGVSQPAFPYPEGYRLWTHVKSMELKPGHPLYESFGGLHHIYVNQTGLRTYLEGKKNPFPKGTVIVFDLLEAKVEGNALLEGPQKLIGVMVKDPDRYPATGGWGYYAFGPDKKPLSIDPQSCHACHQGAANTDFVFSAFRP, from the coding sequence ATGAAGAAGGTTGCGGCGGCCCTAAGCGTATTGGTGTCGGCCCTTTGGGTGGCAGCCCAGTACGGGGGAGGGGTATCCCAACCCGCCTTCCCCTACCCCGAGGGCTACCGGCTCTGGACCCATGTGAAGAGCATGGAGCTGAAGCCGGGCCACCCCCTTTATGAGAGCTTCGGCGGGTTGCACCACATCTACGTGAACCAGACCGGGCTCAGGACCTACCTGGAGGGCAAGAAGAACCCCTTCCCCAAAGGGACGGTCATCGTCTTTGACCTCCTCGAGGCCAAGGTGGAGGGAAACGCCCTCCTGGAAGGCCCGCAGAAGCTCATTGGGGTCATGGTGAAGGATCCCGACCGCTACCCGGCCACCGGGGGCTGGGGGTACTACGCCTTCGGCCCGGATAAAAAACCCCTCAGCATCGACCCCCAATCCTGCCACGCCTGCCATCAGGGAGCCGCCAACACCGACTTCGTCTTCAGCGCCTTCCGGCCCTAA
- a CDS encoding MarR family winged helix-turn-helix transcriptional regulator, giving the protein MGASQGQGEEKLLALIERLGQVERALLTRQAFHLGLTALQAQLLLHLSERPRGVVSLAEQFSLTPATVSEALASLERKGLLARTKDPEDGRRWIQKPTEEGLRVVQALKGYARPLQQALGKVSNPEDLLLGLTEVLAELVLQGTVPETGLCLTCRHLRREGGFSCALLGLALTPWDLRLACPDHTPA; this is encoded by the coding sequence GTGGGAGCCTCGCAAGGCCAAGGGGAGGAAAAGCTCCTCGCCCTTATAGAGCGCCTGGGCCAGGTGGAACGGGCCCTGCTCACCCGGCAGGCCTTCCACCTGGGCCTTACGGCCTTGCAAGCCCAGCTTCTCCTGCACCTCTCCGAGAGGCCCCGGGGGGTGGTTTCCCTTGCAGAACAGTTCTCCCTAACCCCGGCCACGGTGAGCGAGGCCCTCGCCAGCCTGGAACGCAAAGGCCTTCTGGCGCGGACCAAGGACCCCGAAGACGGCCGGCGTTGGATCCAAAAGCCCACCGAGGAAGGGCTTCGGGTGGTCCAGGCCCTAAAAGGCTACGCACGTCCCCTTCAACAGGCCCTGGGGAAGGTGTCCAACCCAGAGGACCTCCTTTTGGGGCTCACGGAGGTATTGGCGGAGCTGGTGCTCCAAGGGACCGTACCCGAGACCGGCCTTTGCCTGACCTGCCGTCATCTGCGGCGGGAAGGAGGCTTTTCCTGCGCCCTCCTGGGCCTGGCCTTGACGCCTTGGGACCTTCGCCTCGCCTGCCCGGACCACACCCCCGCCTAA